A portion of the Kwoniella newhampshirensis strain CBS 13917 chromosome 1, whole genome shotgun sequence genome contains these proteins:
- a CDS encoding heat shock protein 60, mitochondrial has protein sequence MNVLRSRSALPRPARLLQSASTAGISKRGYASKDVFFGNEARQGMLKGVDILAKAVSATLGPKGRTVIIGQSFGGPKITKDGVSVAKAITLKDPVENLGARLVQDVASKTNDTAGDGTTTATVLARAIYAEGVKNVAAGCNPMDLRRGAQKAVEKVLEVLSANKKVITTSEEIAQVATISANGDTHVGAIIAQAMEKVGKEGVITVKEGRTIEDEIEITEGMRFDRGFISPYLITDAKNQRVELEKPFILLSEKKISALQDILPSLEIAAQTRRPLLIIAEDIDGEALAAIILNKLRGQLSVAAVKAPGFGDNRKSILGDIAILTGGTVFTDELDVKLEKATPDLFGSTGSVTITKEDTIILNGEGEKSSIQARCEQIRGVINDATTSDYDRTKLQERLAKLGGGVAVIKVGGSSEVEVGEKKDRYDDALNATRAAVEEGIVPGGGTALLKASNALDDIAVDNFDQQLGVTMIRQAIRRPVRTIVENAGEEGTVVVGKLLSDYSATDKFNWGYDAQTSQYRDMIGAGILDPLKVVRTALVDASGVASLLTTSEACVVDAEEKTPPPGMGGMGGMGGMPGMGMM, from the exons ATGAACGTTCTCCGATCCCGATCTGCTCTCCCACGACCAGCTCGACTCCTCCAATCCGCTTCCACCGCTGGAATCTCCAAGCGAGGTTACGCTTCCAAAGATGTCTTTTTCGGTAACGAGGCCAGACAAGGCATGTTGAAGGGTGTCGATATCCTCGCAAAGGCCGTCAGTGCTACTCTCGGTCCCAAGGGACGAACAGTCATCATTG GCCAAAGCTTCGGTGGACCCAAGATCACCAAAGATGGTGTCTCCGTTGCCAAGGCTATCACCCTCAAGGACCCTGTCGAGAACCTGGGTGCTCG TCTCGTCCAGGACGTCGCTTCCAAAACCAACGACACTGCCGGTGACGGTACCACCACTGCCACTGTCCTTGCTCGAGCTATCTACGCCGAGGGTGTCAAGAACGTCGCTGCTGGTTGTAACCCCATGGATCTCCGAAGAGGTGCCCAGAAGGCCGTCGAGAAGGTTTTGGAGGTCCTGTCCGCCAACAAGAAGGTCATCACCACCAGCGAGGAGATCGCTCAA GTCGCTACCATCTCTGCCAACGGTGACACACACGTTGGTGCCATCATCGCTCAGGCCATGGAGAAGGTTGGCAAGGAGGGTGTCATCACTGTGAAGGAGGGCCGAAccatcgaggatgagatcgagatcactGAAGGTATGCGATTCGACCGAGGTTTCATCTCCCCTTACCTCATCACCGACGCCAAAAACCAACgtgtcgagctcgagaagcctttcatcctcctctctgagaagaagatctccGCTCTGCAGGATATTCTCCCCTCGCTTGAAATCGCTGCCCAGACCCGTCGACCTCTCTTGATCATCGCCGAGGACATTGACGGTGAGGCCCTCGCCGCCATCATCTTGAACAAGCTTCGTGGTCAGCTCAGCGTCGCTGCCGTCAAGGCTCCCGGTTTCGGTGACAACCGAAAGTCTATCCTCGGCGATATTGCCATCCTCACTGGCGGTACCGTCTTCACCGACGAGCTCGACGTCAAGCTCGAGAAGGCTACTCCTGATCTTTTCGGTTCTACTGGATCCGTTACTATCACGAAGGAGGACACCATCATTCTCAACGGTGAAGGTGAGAAGTCCTCCATCCAGGCTCGATGTGAGCAGATCCGAGGTGTCATCAACGACGCCACTACCAGCGATTACGACAGGACCAAGCTTCAAGAGCGATTGGCCAAGCTTGGCGGTGGTGTTGCCGTCATCAAGGTCGGAGGGTCCAgtgaggttgaggttggagagaagaaggacagaTACGACGACGCTCTTAACGCTACTCGTGCAGCTGTTGAGGAGGGTATCGTCCCCGGCGGTGGTACCGCTCTATTG AAAGCCTCTAACGCTCTCGATGATATTGCCGTCGACAACTTCGACCAACAACTCGGTGTCACCATGATCAGACAAGCTATCCGACGACCTGTTCGAACCATTGTCGAAAACGCTGGTGAGGAGGGTACCGTTGTTGTTGGCAAACTTCTTTCCGACTACTCCGCCACCGACAAGTTCAACTGGGGTTACGATGCTCAGACCAGCCAATACCGAGACATGATCGGTGCCGGTATTCTTGACCCCCTCAAGGTCGTCCGAACCGCTCTTGTCGACGCATCCGGTGTGGCCAGTTTGTTGACCACCTCCGAGGCTTGTGTGGTCGAtgcggaggagaagactcctcctcctggtATGGGAGGTATGGGAGGCATGGGAGGTATGCCAGGCATGGGTATGATGTAG
- a CDS encoding phosphoadenosine phosphosulfate reductase: MSDSDVLTPQYTLEEIEQFNVKLQGKSPQEILAWAIDHLDGLYQTTAFGLTGTAALDMISKISLEREETHLVPLIFIDTLHHFPETLQLAQTASETYLAPLHTYTPPGVSTAGEFASKYGDRLWETDEATYDYLVKVEPAARAYKELGVRAVITGRRKSQGADRAGLKVLEVDERGLVKVNPLGDWTFKQVKDYVDKEGVPYNPLLDQGYRSIGDVHSTAAPDPNAASDASERSGRWQGKSKTECGLHSNYFEMKKKFEEKTKAQNGQ; this comes from the exons ATGTCAGATTCAGACGTCTTGACACCTCAATACACCctcgaggagattgagcaaTTCAATGTGAAGCTCCAAGGCAAATCACCCCAGGAGATACTCGCATGGGccatcgatcatctcgatgGGCTGTATCAGACCACAGCGTTCGGATT AACTGGAACTGCTGCTTTAGATATGATATCGAAGATCTCtttggagagagaagagactCATTTGGTCCCTCTT ATATTCATCGACACCTTGCATCACTTCCCCGAAACACTTCAACTCGCTCAAACGGCCTCCGAGACCTACCTGGCGCCTTTACACACTTACACGCCTCCAGGAGTATCCACCGCGGGAGAATTCGCTTCGAAATACGGTGATAGGCTTTGGGAGACGGACGAGGCGACCTACGATTATCTGGTCAAGGTCGAGCCTGCCGCGAGGGCTTATAAGGAGCTGGGAGTGAGGGCGGTGATCACGGGGAGACGGAAGTCTCAAGGAGCTGACAGGGCGGGATTGAAAGTCCTTGAAGTGGATGAGAGGGGATTGGTCAAAGTTAATCCGTTGGGTGACTGGACGTTCAAACAGGTCAAAGATTATGTGGATaaaga AGGCGTGCCATACAACCCCCTACTTGACCAAGGTTACAGGTCCATAGGCGATGTCCATTCCACCGCTGCACCCGACCCGAACGCCGCCTCCGATGCTTCTGAacgaagtggaagatggcAAGGCAAGTCGAAGACGGAATGTGGACTGCATTCCAACTATTTCGAAATGAAGAAGAAattcgaggagaagaccaagGCGCAAAATGGGCAGTGA
- a CDS encoding galactose-1-phosphate uridylyltransferase — protein MNHLTVEGQRPEFEPTEHPHRRFNPLIGKHVLVSPHRTKRPWKGQTEEPVLARLPEHDKACYLCPGNERSGGLVNPDYKETYTFDNDFPALLPAPTPTLPETSSDPSNADTLFASEPVRGRCKVICFHPRHDLTLARMDTDDIVRVVGEWKRVYEEEGKMLRGEDGNGEGYVQIFENRGAMMGASAPHPHGQVWSLSYVPDEPRTELDNLASPSLSISHPSHPTRKDGKPCLLCSYAAEEVKRGERVVELEEEGGWVAVVPFWGVWPFEILLLPYKRHIPSLLQLTETEVKGLSRILKKVLVRYDNLFSCPFPYSMGLHQSPLPPLQPESDVAHIHFHFYPPLLRSASVRKFLVGFEMMGEAQRDLTPEQAAGRLRNTSETHYLDEPAMNGEA, from the exons ATGAACCACCTCACCGTCGAAGGACAACGACCAGAGTTTGAACCTACCgaacatcctcatcgtcgat TCAACCCACTCATCGGGAAACACGTATTGGTCTCACCTCACAGGACCAAGAGACcttggaag GGACAAACGGAGGAACCGGTTCTTGCGAGATTACCAGAACATGATAAAGCTTGTTATCTGTGTCCTGGGAACGAGAGGAGTGGTGGACTTGTGAATCCGGATTACAAGGAGACttat ACATTCGATAACGATTTCCCAGCCTTACTCCCCGCGCCCACACCCACTCTCCCAGAAACATCCTCCGATCCGTCCAACGCCGACACCCTATTTGCGTCCGAACCAGTCCGAGGGCGATGTAAAGTCATCTGTTTCCATCCGCGTCACGATCTGACCCTGGCACGGATGGACACGGACGATATTGTGAGGGTggtcggtgagtggaagagggtgtacgaggaagaagggaagatgttgcgaggagaggatgggaaCGGAGAGGGTTATGtccagatcttcgag AACCGAGGTGCCATGATGGGTGCGAGTGCTCCCCATCCTCACGGTCAG GTCTGGTCTCTGTCGTA TGTCCCCGACGAACCGCGTACAGAACTGGATAATCTCGCTTCTCCATCGTTGTCCATATCGCACCCATCTCACCCTACTCGGAAGGATGGGAAGCCATGTCTTCTCTGCTCGTATGCTGccgaagaggtgaagaggggtGAAAGAGTGGTTGAActtgaagaggaaggaggttgGGTCGCTGTAGTCCCTTTCTGGGGAGTCTGGCCATTCGAGATTTTAT TATTGCCGTATAAGCGGCACATCCCTTCTCTGCTCCAGCTTACAGAAACGGAAGTGAAGGGTCTGTCACGGATTTTGAAGAAGGTCTTGGTCAGATACGATAATCTTTTCTC CTGCCCCTTCCCATACTCTATGGGTCTTCACCAGTCCCCTCTGCCGCCATTACAACCTGAAAGTGACGTCGCTCATATCCATTTCCACTTCTACCCCCCTCTTCTGAGGAGCGCAAGTGTCCGAAAGTTCTTGGTAGGATTTGAGATGATGGGTGAAGCGCAG AGAGACCTCACGCCTGAACAAGCGGCTGGGCGATTGAGGAATACCTCGGAGACGCATTACCTAGACGAGCCAGCGATGAATGGGGAGGCATGA